A genomic stretch from Hemitrygon akajei chromosome 10, sHemAka1.3, whole genome shotgun sequence includes:
- the btg1 gene encoding protein BTG1, producing the protein MYTLGAWADMKPEISAAVGFICKLLRTKATVDERQLQTFCQSLQDLLADHYKHHWFPEKPCKGSGYRCIRINHKMDPLIWKAASRIGLSNEQVYKLLPSELTLWVDPYEVSYRIGEDGSICVLYEAHPMGHSHHHLHLDASSPVPMVDGSRTSCKDELLMGRTSPCKAYSMMTVSS; encoded by the exons ATGTACACGCTGGGCGCCTGGGCCGACATGAAGCCAGAGATCAGCGCGGCGGTGGGCTTTATCTGTAAGCTCCTCCGGACCAAGGCGACCGTGGATGAGCGGCAGCTGCAGACCTTCTGCCAGTCGCTGCAGGACCTGCTGGCGG ACCATTATAAACATCACTGGTTCCCCGAAAAGCCCTGCAAAGGCTCCGGCTACCGGTGCATTCGGATCAACCATAAAATGGATCCGCTGATCTGGAAGGCGGCGAGCCGGATCGGACTGAGCAACGAGCAAGTTTACAAACTGCTGCCGAGCGAGCTTACACTCTGGGTCGACCCTTACGAGGTGTCTTACCGGATCGGCGAAGACGGCTCGATCTGCGTGCTGTACGAGGCGCACCCGATGGGCCACAGCCACCACCACCTGCACCTGGACGCCAGCTCGCCCGTGCCCATGGTGGACGGCAGCCGGACGAGTTGCAAGGACGAGTTACTGATGGGCAGGACCAGCCCTTGCAAAGCCTACAGCATGATGACAGTGTCAAGTTAG